From one Enterobacter kobei genomic stretch:
- the nusB gene encoding transcription antitermination factor NusB, with translation MKPAARRRARECAVQALYSWQLSQNDIADVEYQFLSEQDVKDVDIAYFRELLSGVATNSAYLDGLMKPYLSRLLEELGQVEKAVLRIALFELSKRADVPYKVAINEAIELAKTFGAEDSHKFVNGVLDKAAPAIRPHKK, from the coding sequence GTGAAACCTGCTGCTCGTCGCCGCGCCCGTGAGTGTGCCGTCCAGGCGCTTTACTCCTGGCAGTTGTCCCAGAACGACATCGCCGATGTTGAATACCAGTTCCTGTCTGAACAGGATGTCAAAGATGTCGACATCGCGTATTTCCGCGAACTGCTGTCCGGGGTGGCGACTAACAGCGCATATCTCGATGGACTGATGAAGCCCTACCTGTCCCGTCTGCTCGAAGAGCTGGGCCAGGTCGAGAAAGCGGTACTGCGTATCGCGCTGTTCGAACTGTCTAAACGTGCTGATGTGCCGTATAAAGTGGCCATCAACGAAGCTATTGAACTGGCAAAAACGTTTGGCGCAGAAGACAGCCACAAGTTTGTTAACGGCGTGCTGGATAAAGCCGCACCCGCGATCCGCCCCCACAAAAAGTAA
- the ribH gene encoding 6,7-dimethyl-8-ribityllumazine synthase, which translates to MNIIEATVAAPDARVAITIARFNNFINDSLLDGAIDALKRIGQVKDENITVVWVPGAYELPLAAGALAKTGKYDAIIALGTVIRGGTAHFEYVAGGASNGLAHVAEQSEIPVAFGVLTTESIEQAIERAGTKAGNKGAEAALTALEMINVLKAIKA; encoded by the coding sequence ATGAACATTATTGAAGCTACCGTTGCTGCCCCGGACGCTCGCGTCGCCATCACCATTGCGCGTTTCAACAACTTCATCAATGACAGCCTGCTGGACGGTGCTATCGACGCACTGAAACGTATCGGTCAGGTTAAAGATGAAAACATCACCGTGGTTTGGGTTCCAGGTGCTTATGAGCTGCCTCTGGCGGCTGGCGCATTGGCGAAAACCGGTAAATATGATGCGATTATTGCACTCGGCACGGTTATCCGTGGCGGTACCGCCCATTTCGAATATGTGGCGGGTGGTGCAAGCAATGGTCTGGCACACGTCGCTGAACAGAGCGAAATCCCGGTAGCCTTTGGTGTGCTGACTACTGAAAGTATTGAACAAGCCATCGAACGCGCCGGTACCAAAGCGGGTAACAAAGGTGCAGAAGCTGCCCTGACCGCGCTTGAGATGATTAATGTATTGAAGGCCATTAAAGCCTGA
- the ribD gene encoding bifunctional diaminohydroxyphosphoribosylaminopyrimidine deaminase/5-amino-6-(5-phosphoribosylamino)uracil reductase RibD — MHDEMYMARALKLAQRGRFTTHPNPNVGCVIVKDGEIVGEGYHQRAGEPHAEVHALRMAGEKARGATAYVTLEPCSHHGRTPPCCEALINAGVSRVVAAMQDPNPQVAGRGLYRLQQEGIEVSHGLMMSEAENLNKGFLKRMRTGFPWVQLKLGASLDGRTAMASGESQWITSLQARRDVQRLRAQSHAILTSSATVLADDPQLNVRWDELSADVQAQYPQAQLRQPLRIVVDSQNRVTPEHRLIQQAGETWFARTQPDARTWPDNVRHIQVPEHNGHLDLVSMMMLLGRQQVNSIWVEAGASLAGALIQAGLVDELVVYLAPKLLGTDARGLCVLPGLEALADAPKFAFSEIRRVGPDICLHLTTA; from the coding sequence ATGCATGATGAGATGTACATGGCACGAGCGCTGAAGCTGGCGCAGCGCGGGCGTTTTACCACCCATCCGAATCCCAACGTTGGCTGTGTGATCGTCAAAGACGGCGAGATTGTCGGCGAAGGTTATCATCAGCGGGCAGGCGAGCCGCATGCCGAAGTCCATGCCCTGCGCATGGCGGGCGAAAAGGCACGTGGTGCTACCGCCTATGTCACCCTGGAACCCTGTAGCCATCACGGACGCACGCCACCCTGCTGCGAAGCGTTGATTAACGCGGGCGTGTCTCGTGTAGTGGCGGCGATGCAGGACCCCAATCCGCAGGTTGCCGGGCGCGGGCTGTACCGCCTGCAACAGGAAGGTATTGAGGTCAGCCACGGGCTGATGATGAGCGAGGCGGAAAACCTCAATAAAGGTTTCCTGAAACGTATGCGCACCGGCTTTCCCTGGGTGCAGCTAAAACTGGGCGCGTCGCTGGATGGCCGTACCGCCATGGCCAGCGGTGAAAGCCAGTGGATCACCTCCCTTCAGGCAAGGCGCGATGTGCAACGTTTGCGCGCGCAGAGTCATGCTATTCTCACCAGCAGCGCGACGGTGCTGGCGGATGATCCGCAGCTTAACGTTCGCTGGGACGAGCTCTCTGCGGACGTGCAGGCGCAATACCCGCAGGCGCAATTACGCCAGCCGCTGCGAATCGTGGTCGACAGCCAAAACCGCGTGACGCCGGAACATCGACTGATCCAGCAAGCGGGTGAAACCTGGTTTGCCCGCACACAGCCGGACGCGCGGACCTGGCCGGATAACGTGCGCCACATTCAGGTACCTGAGCACAACGGCCATCTCGATCTGGTGTCGATGATGATGCTGCTGGGTCGCCAGCAGGTAAACAGCATCTGGGTGGAAGCCGGGGCATCCCTTGCAGGGGCGCTGATCCAGGCCGGGCTGGTGGATGAGCTGGTGGTCTACCTTGCGCCAAAACTGTTAGGCACCGATGCGCGCGGTTTGTGCGTACTGCCGGGCCTTGAGGCATTAGCCGATGCGCCGAAATTTGCATTCAGCGAAATACGTCGGGTTGGCCCTGATATTTGCCTGCATTTGACCACTGCGTAA
- the nrdR gene encoding transcriptional regulator NrdR, with product MHCPFCLAVDTKVIDSRLVGEGSSVRRRRQCLVCNERFTTFEVAELVMPRVVKSNEIREPFNEEKLRNGMLRALEKRPVSADDVEMALNHIKSQLRATGEREVPSKMIGNLVMEQLKKLDKVAYIRFASVYRSFEDIREFGEEIARLQD from the coding sequence ATGCATTGCCCATTCTGTTTAGCCGTGGATACCAAAGTAATTGACTCCCGCCTGGTCGGTGAAGGGTCGTCCGTGCGCCGCCGTCGTCAGTGTCTGGTGTGTAATGAACGCTTCACCACCTTTGAGGTGGCAGAACTGGTGATGCCGCGCGTGGTGAAAAGCAACGAGATCCGCGAGCCGTTTAACGAGGAAAAACTGCGTAACGGCATGCTGCGCGCGCTGGAAAAACGTCCGGTGAGCGCGGATGACGTTGAAATGGCGCTGAATCATATTAAATCGCAGCTGCGTGCTACTGGCGAGCGCGAAGTGCCGAGCAAAATGATCGGCAATCTGGTGATGGAGCAGCTGAAAAAGCTCGATAAAGTCGCCTATATCCGCTTCGCCTCGGTTTACCGCAGCTTTGAAGACATCCGCGAATTTGGCGAAGAGATCGCCCGCTTACAGGATTAA
- a CDS encoding SadB/YajI family lipoprotein yields MTRRYLKVLLVGSLFTLSACAPQSEVRQLHQSVSTLNKEMSKLNQETVKITQQNSLNAKSSSGVYLLPGANTPALLHSQIGMLKMSLVNIAPNADGTRVTLRIQGESNDPLPAFSGTVEWGQILGTTDNYQEVNVQNQLINAPASTLAPSDVDLPLQLNGITPDQLGFVRVHDIQPATNQ; encoded by the coding sequence ATGACAAGACGTTACCTGAAGGTTTTGCTGGTCGGTAGCCTGTTTACCCTCAGCGCCTGTGCGCCGCAAAGCGAAGTCCGACAGCTACATCAAAGCGTCAGTACGCTCAATAAAGAGATGAGTAAACTGAATCAGGAGACGGTGAAAATCACCCAGCAAAATTCGCTGAATGCCAAATCCAGCAGCGGCGTGTATCTGTTGCCTGGCGCGAATACCCCTGCCCTTCTTCACAGTCAGATCGGTATGCTGAAGATGTCGCTGGTGAACATTGCCCCTAATGCCGACGGCACGCGCGTAACGTTACGCATTCAGGGTGAATCGAACGATCCGCTTCCGGCGTTCAGCGGGACGGTGGAATGGGGCCAGATCCTGGGCACCACCGATAACTACCAGGAAGTTAACGTGCAAAATCAGTTGATTAACGCCCCGGCCAGTACCCTGGCACCGAGCGACGTTGACCTGCCGCTCCAGCTTAACGGCATCACGCCAGACCAGCTGGGCTTTGTACGCGTTCACGATATTCAGCCCGCCACCAACCAGTAA
- a CDS encoding nucleoside-specific channel-forming protein Tsx, whose protein sequence is MKKTLLVAGAALALSSSFAVYAAENDKPEFVSDWWHQSVNVVGSYHTRFGPQIRNDTYLEYEAFAKKDWFDFYGYLDAPVFFGGNTDAKGIWNHGSPLFMEIEPRFSIDKLTGADLSFGPFKEWYVANNYIYDMGRNKSGRQSTWYMGLGTDIDTGLPMSLSLNVYAKYQWQNYLAENENEWDGYRFKVKYFVPITELWGGNLSYIGFTNFDWGSDLGDNGFRDNNGRKARTNDSIASSHILSLSYDHWHYSVVARYWHNGGQWNDDASLNFGNGDFSVRSTGWGGYLVAGYNF, encoded by the coding sequence ATGAAAAAAACATTACTCGTCGCCGGTGCTGCACTGGCTCTCTCCTCTTCATTCGCCGTCTATGCGGCAGAAAATGACAAGCCAGAGTTCGTTTCCGACTGGTGGCACCAGAGCGTGAACGTGGTAGGCAGCTACCACACCCGTTTTGGACCGCAAATCCGTAACGATACCTATCTGGAATATGAAGCGTTTGCCAAAAAAGACTGGTTTGATTTTTATGGTTACCTGGATGCACCGGTCTTCTTCGGTGGTAACACCGATGCCAAAGGGATCTGGAACCATGGTTCCCCGCTGTTTATGGAAATCGAACCGCGCTTCTCTATCGATAAACTGACCGGTGCTGACCTGAGCTTTGGTCCGTTCAAAGAGTGGTACGTCGCGAACAACTACATCTACGATATGGGCCGCAATAAGTCCGGTCGTCAGAGCACCTGGTATATGGGTCTGGGTACCGACATCGATACCGGCCTGCCAATGAGCCTGTCACTGAACGTGTATGCGAAATACCAGTGGCAGAACTACCTGGCGGAGAACGAAAACGAGTGGGACGGCTACCGTTTCAAAGTGAAATACTTTGTACCGATCACTGAACTGTGGGGCGGTAATCTGAGCTACATCGGTTTCACCAACTTTGACTGGGGTTCCGATCTGGGCGACAACGGCTTCCGCGACAACAACGGTCGTAAAGCACGTACCAACGATTCCATCGCGTCCAGCCACATTCTGTCGCTGAGCTACGATCACTGGCACTACTCAGTGGTGGCGCGTTACTGGCACAACGGTGGTCAGTGGAATGATGATGCCAGCCTGAATTTCGGCAATGGCGACTTCAGCGTCCGCTCTACCGGCTGGGGTGGTTACCTGGTGGCAGGTTACAACTTCTAA
- a CDS encoding helix-turn-helix transcriptional regulator codes for MTRRADRLFQIVQILRGRRLTTAAHLADRLGISERTVYRDIRDLSLSGVPVEGEAGSGYRLMAGFDLPPLMLTNKESEALIVAIRLLKTWGGESLSRELESAQEKVLAILPDTSRRKAEQTRIYAPDIALQPHSRKGFDVIHQAISSQGVLDLHYRDEAGQLSKREVQPLGLFFWGEHWLLAAWCERRDDYRCFRLDRCLNIVLTERRFSESADKSLVDFLRKVKQ; via the coding sequence ATGACCCGACGCGCTGACCGTTTGTTCCAGATTGTGCAGATCCTGCGGGGGAGACGACTGACAACGGCGGCGCATCTGGCGGACAGGCTGGGCATATCTGAACGTACAGTCTATCGCGATATTCGCGATTTATCGTTGTCTGGCGTGCCCGTGGAAGGGGAGGCGGGAAGTGGCTATCGCCTGATGGCAGGTTTTGATTTGCCGCCGCTGATGCTGACGAACAAAGAGTCTGAGGCGTTGATCGTGGCTATTCGGTTGCTCAAAACCTGGGGTGGAGAATCCTTGTCCCGCGAGCTGGAGTCGGCGCAGGAAAAGGTACTGGCAATACTGCCGGATACGAGTCGTCGTAAGGCGGAGCAGACGCGCATTTATGCCCCGGACATTGCTCTGCAACCTCATTCCCGCAAGGGTTTTGATGTCATTCATCAGGCGATATCTTCCCAGGGCGTACTGGATCTGCATTATCGCGATGAAGCTGGACAGCTCTCTAAACGTGAGGTGCAGCCGTTGGGCTTATTCTTCTGGGGAGAGCACTGGTTGCTTGCCGCGTGGTGTGAACGACGCGATGACTACCGCTGTTTTCGGCTCGACAGGTGTCTCAATATTGTGCTGACGGAGAGGCGCTTTAGCGAGAGTGCAGACAAGTCTTTGGTGGATTTTTTACGGAAGGTTAAGCAGTAA
- a CDS encoding VOC family protein codes for MKKVISWFEIPVTDMDRAITFYEPVMQVVLKREQLDVAELAIFPHEGEETGGALAKFEGITPSPQGAIIYLHTDHLGTTLERIISAGGECVFGPYELPRGIGTIALFIDSEGNRVGLHQPA; via the coding sequence ATGAAAAAGGTCATTAGCTGGTTTGAAATCCCGGTCACGGATATGGATCGCGCCATCACGTTTTATGAGCCAGTGATGCAGGTGGTGTTAAAGCGTGAGCAACTGGACGTGGCTGAGTTGGCCATTTTCCCGCATGAAGGCGAAGAAACGGGCGGTGCGCTGGCAAAATTTGAGGGCATTACACCCTCGCCACAGGGCGCTATTATTTACCTGCATACCGACCATCTTGGCACCACGCTCGAACGCATTATTTCTGCGGGCGGCGAATGTGTATTTGGCCCGTACGAGTTGCCGCGAGGTATCGGAACTATAGCCCTGTTTATCGACAGCGAAGGTAATCGCGTCGGCCTCCATCAACCCGCCTGA
- the secF gene encoding protein translocase subunit SecF: protein MAQEYTVEQLNHGRRVYDFMRWDYWAFGISGFLLILSLIIIGVKGFNWGLDFTGGTVIEISLEKPADMDQMREALEKAGFADPLLQNFGSSRDIMVRMPPAEGETGGQVLGSKVVNVINEATSQNAAVKRIEFVGPSVGADLAQTGAMALMVALISILVYVGFRFEWRLAAGVVIALAHDVIITMGVLSLFHIEVDLTIVASLMSVIGYSLNDSIVVSDRIRENFRKIRRGTPYEIFNVSLTQTLHRTLITSGTTLVVILMLYLFGGAMLQGFSLTMLIGVSIGTASSIYVASALALKLGMKREHLLVQKVEKEGADQPSILP from the coding sequence GTGGCACAGGAATATACTGTTGAACAATTGAACCACGGCCGTAGAGTCTATGACTTTATGCGCTGGGATTACTGGGCCTTCGGCATCTCCGGTTTTCTGCTGATCCTGTCACTGATTATCATTGGCGTGAAAGGCTTTAACTGGGGTCTGGATTTTACCGGCGGTACGGTCATCGAAATCTCGCTGGAAAAACCAGCCGATATGGATCAGATGCGCGAAGCGCTGGAAAAAGCGGGCTTTGCCGATCCACTGTTGCAGAACTTTGGCAGCAGCCGCGACATCATGGTGCGTATGCCGCCTGCCGAAGGTGAAACCGGCGGTCAGGTGCTGGGCAGCAAGGTCGTGAACGTGATTAACGAAGCGACCAGCCAGAATGCCGCGGTAAAACGTATCGAGTTCGTCGGACCGAGCGTGGGTGCAGACCTGGCGCAGACCGGTGCGATGGCGCTGATGGTCGCGCTGATTTCCATTCTGGTTTACGTCGGATTCCGCTTTGAGTGGCGTCTGGCGGCCGGTGTGGTTATCGCGCTGGCGCATGACGTCATCATCACCATGGGCGTACTGTCGCTGTTCCATATCGAAGTGGACCTGACGATTGTCGCCTCGCTGATGTCGGTCATCGGCTACTCGCTGAACGACAGCATCGTGGTATCGGACCGTATTCGTGAAAACTTCCGCAAGATCCGCCGTGGAACGCCGTACGAAATCTTTAACGTGTCCCTGACCCAGACGCTGCACAGGACGTTGATCACCTCAGGAACCACCTTAGTGGTGATCCTGATGCTCTACCTCTTTGGCGGTGCCATGCTCCAGGGCTTCTCGCTGACCATGCTGATCGGTGTGTCCATCGGTACTGCATCGTCGATTTATGTCGCATCGGCGCTGGCGCTGAAACTGGGCATGAAGCGTGAACACCTGCTGGTGCAGAAAGTCGAGAAAGAAGGCGCGGACCAACCGTCAATCCTTCCGTAA
- the secD gene encoding protein translocase subunit SecD, producing MLNRYPLWKYIMLVVVIIVGLLYALPNLYGEDPAVQITGARGVAASEQTLIQVQNTLKQEKITAKSVALEEGAILARFDSTDTQLRAREALLSLLGDKYVVALNLAPATPRWLSSIKAEPMKLGLDLRGGVHFLMEVDMDTALGKLQEQNTDSLRSDLREKGIPYTNVRKEDNYGVSIVFRDSAARDQAITYLTARHRDMVITSQSGNALRAVMTDARLSEAREYAVQQNINILRNRVNQLGVAEPLVQRQGADRIVVELPGIQDTARAKEILGATATLEFRLVNTNVDQSAAASGRVPGDSEVKQMREGQPVVLYKRVILTGDHITDSTSSQDEYNQPQVNISLDSAGGNIMSNFTKDNIGKPMATLFVEYKDSGKKDANGRSVLVKQEEVINVANIQSRLGNSFRITGINNPNEARQLSLLLRAGALIAPIQIVEERTIGPTLGMQNITQGLEACLAGLAVSIIFMLFFYKKFGLIATTALIANLVLIVGIMSLLPGATLTMPGIAGIVLTLAVAVDANVLINERIKEELSNGRSVQQAIDEGYRGAFSSIFDANVTTLIKVIILYAVGTGAIKGFAITTGIGVATSMFTAIVGTRAIVNLLYGGKRINKLSI from the coding sequence GTGTTAAACCGTTATCCTTTGTGGAAGTACATTATGCTGGTCGTCGTGATTATCGTCGGCCTGCTTTACGCACTTCCCAACCTGTATGGTGAGGATCCGGCCGTTCAGATCACTGGTGCGCGCGGTGTCGCCGCCAGTGAGCAAACGCTGATCCAGGTCCAGAACACCTTAAAACAAGAAAAAATCACTGCTAAGTCTGTGGCACTGGAAGAGGGCGCTATTCTTGCGCGTTTCGACTCCACCGATACGCAGCTGCGCGCGCGTGAAGCGCTGCTCAGCCTGTTGGGTGACAAATATGTCGTGGCGCTGAACCTTGCACCTGCTACTCCGCGCTGGTTGTCCTCCATCAAAGCAGAGCCGATGAAACTCGGTCTTGACCTGCGTGGTGGTGTGCACTTCCTGATGGAAGTGGATATGGATACCGCGCTCGGCAAGCTGCAGGAACAAAATACCGACAGCCTGCGTAGCGATCTGCGCGAAAAAGGCATTCCTTACACCAACGTACGTAAGGAAGATAACTATGGCGTGAGCATTGTGTTCCGCGACAGCGCAGCGCGCGATCAGGCGATCACTTACCTGACTGCACGCCACCGCGACATGGTGATCACCAGCCAAAGCGGCAACGCCCTGCGCGCGGTGATGACCGATGCGCGTCTGAGCGAAGCGCGTGAATATGCGGTACAGCAGAACATCAACATCCTGCGTAACCGTGTCAACCAACTGGGTGTCGCCGAGCCGCTGGTACAGCGTCAGGGTGCAGACCGCATCGTGGTTGAACTGCCGGGTATTCAGGACACCGCGCGTGCGAAGGAAATCCTTGGCGCGACCGCGACGCTGGAATTCCGTCTGGTTAACACCAATGTCGATCAGTCGGCTGCGGCTTCTGGCCGTGTACCGGGTGATTCGGAAGTGAAACAGATGCGCGAAGGTCAGCCGGTTGTGCTGTACAAACGTGTGATCCTGACCGGTGACCATATCACCGACTCCACTTCCAGCCAGGATGAATACAACCAGCCGCAGGTTAACATCTCGCTCGACAGCGCAGGTGGCAACATCATGTCTAACTTCACCAAGGACAACATCGGCAAACCGATGGCGACCCTGTTTGTGGAGTACAAAGACAGCGGTAAAAAAGATGCAAATGGCCGTTCCGTACTGGTGAAACAGGAAGAGGTGATTAACGTCGCTAATATCCAGTCTCGCCTCGGCAACAGCTTCCGTATCACCGGGATTAATAACCCGAACGAAGCGCGTCAGCTGTCGCTGCTGCTGCGTGCGGGTGCGTTGATCGCGCCGATTCAGATCGTGGAAGAACGTACCATTGGCCCAACCTTAGGGATGCAAAACATCACTCAGGGTCTGGAAGCCTGTCTGGCCGGTCTGGCGGTGTCCATCATCTTCATGCTGTTCTTCTATAAGAAGTTTGGCCTGATTGCTACCACGGCGCTGATTGCCAACCTGGTGCTGATTGTCGGCATTATGTCCCTGCTGCCAGGGGCGACGCTGACCATGCCGGGTATCGCGGGGATCGTCTTAACCCTTGCGGTGGCGGTGGATGCGAACGTGCTGATAAACGAACGTATCAAAGAAGAGCTGAGCAACGGGCGTAGTGTCCAGCAGGCGATTGACGAAGGTTATCGCGGCGCGTTCAGTTCCATTTTTGACGCCAACGTCACGACGCTTATTAAGGTCATCATCCTGTATGCCGTAGGCACCGGGGCCATTAAAGGCTTCGCCATTACCACCGGTATCGGTGTGGCGACGTCAATGTTTACCGCGATCGTCGGCACCCGTGCCATCGTAAACCTGTTGTACGGCGGCAAACGCATCAACAAGCTGTCTATCTGA